In Nitrospirota bacterium, a single genomic region encodes these proteins:
- a CDS encoding fibronectin type III domain-containing protein, whose translation MNKIETKEKIMLKKNFLIYLLIPLILLAITGCGSGGSGGGGNSSSNSNGSESSQPNALTGSISIAWSAPDTNTDNLAGYKVYYGQGTGNYTNSVDIGNNTEAAISGLTPGTWCFTTTAYDSSGNESEHSNEACTEITASS comes from the coding sequence ATGAACAAAATAGAAACAAAGGAGAAAATTATGTTAAAGAAAAACTTCTTGATATATCTTCTCATTCCACTAATACTGCTGGCAATAACAGGTTGTGGCAGTGGAGGTAGCGGTGGCGGCGGCAATAGTAGCAGTAATAGCAACGGCAGTGAAAGTTCACAACCCAACGCTTTAACCGGATCAATATCAATTGCGTGGTCCGCTCCTGATACAAACACCGATAATCTTGCCGGATACAAAGTTTATTACGGCCAAGGTACCGGGAATTATACTAACTCGGTTGACATAGGTAACAACACCGAAGCCGCTATAAGCGGACTGACTCCTGGCACTTGGTGCTTTACAACAACCGCTTATGACTCTTCGGGGAATGAAAGCGAACATTCCAATGAAGCGTGTACGGAGATTACAGCAAGCAGTTAA
- a CDS encoding fibronectin type III domain-containing protein: MLNGSGITVNVNGASSDTYPFSCDNTGNIRFISPMGSDSSDGKTKATAWKTLETVVNRMKPGDFLYLTGGTHQTGRVGIGSQYAVDDWYPGTDAERITMTSFPGEEAIVKDEIDAKSSYWSFARITFEGPGNNFYGPLEMGDRTGYSSSINPHGVSSGINSIGNEFRGTMWLAMEAYGNNFVIQGNYVKFTPDTTAPSGHAYSLYMCSGLNRTIKDNEIYGGATWLMHYYDESRVAGEAGKAVSGIIEGNIFDATNNGGIGLRGAIIFEVINNASTGIPIDFQSMIVRNNIFYTRDNGLIDPGFAMVYMRANVKNVKIYNNVFYNMNQNAIRGDSSTASNIEVKNNIFSNISGTGNYDINIHSWPSNPVNVVADQNLFAASPKLYDIIDSHQIVGDPKFSSLSTYDFHLQSTSPAIDSGLSLAEVATDFDGNLRPMDGDNDGTAKYDIGAYEYTGTYTPPAPDTQAPTVPTSLTATPISSTQINISWNSSTDNVGVTGYKIYKNGSQIATTTSTSYSSTGLGPSTAYNFTVEAYDAAGNSALSAPVSATTQAGADTQAPTVPSGLTATALSPTQINLSWSVSTDNVGVAGYKIFRNGLQVATSNSLTYSDTGLIASTSYTYKIRAYDASGNISADSTSASANTPASPDTQAPFIPSGVTAVATSSSQISLSWNATTDNVGVTGYSIYRNGSLIATSTSTVYADTGLSPSTFYTYSIKAYDAVGNVSAGSSSASATTQNVIVDHTPPSPPRNLRFVQ, encoded by the coding sequence ATGCTGAATGGAAGCGGAATAACCGTTAATGTTAATGGAGCAAGCAGCGATACTTATCCATTTAGTTGTGATAATACTGGAAACATACGGTTCATAAGCCCCATGGGTTCCGATTCCAGTGATGGAAAAACAAAAGCAACTGCCTGGAAAACATTAGAGACAGTTGTTAACCGGATGAAACCCGGAGACTTTCTCTATCTTACAGGCGGTACGCACCAAACAGGAAGGGTTGGTATCGGTTCTCAATATGCCGTTGATGATTGGTATCCGGGGACTGACGCTGAAAGAATCACAATGACAAGCTTTCCCGGAGAAGAGGCGATAGTAAAAGATGAAATAGACGCTAAATCTTCTTATTGGTCTTTTGCCAGAATTACTTTTGAGGGTCCGGGCAATAATTTTTACGGACCGCTTGAAATGGGCGATAGAACCGGATATAGCTCTTCGATAAATCCACACGGGGTTTCTTCCGGAATTAATTCAATCGGCAATGAATTCAGGGGAACAATGTGGCTGGCTATGGAAGCCTATGGCAATAATTTTGTCATACAAGGCAATTATGTAAAATTCACTCCTGATACAACGGCACCAAGCGGTCATGCGTACTCACTCTATATGTGTTCCGGATTAAACAGAACTATTAAGGATAATGAGATTTATGGAGGCGCCACTTGGCTGATGCATTATTACGATGAATCCAGAGTGGCAGGAGAAGCAGGCAAGGCAGTTTCAGGCATAATTGAAGGCAATATATTTGATGCAACCAATAATGGCGGGATAGGATTAAGAGGGGCTATCATATTTGAAGTAATTAATAATGCAAGCACCGGTATACCGATAGATTTTCAAAGTATGATTGTCAGAAATAACATTTTCTATACCAGAGATAACGGCTTGATAGACCCCGGATTTGCCATGGTTTATATGAGAGCGAACGTCAAGAATGTTAAAATTTACAACAATGTCTTTTATAACATGAATCAGAATGCGATTCGGGGAGACTCTTCTACTGCGTCGAATATAGAAGTCAAGAATAATATTTTTTCAAACATAAGCGGAACAGGCAATTATGATATCAACATACACTCTTGGCCAAGCAATCCGGTTAATGTTGTTGCAGACCAGAATCTTTTTGCTGCCAGTCCCAAATTATATGATATAATTGACAGCCATCAAATAGTGGGTGATCCTAAATTTTCATCCTTATCCACTTATGATTTCCATCTCCAATCCACAAGTCCAGCAATCGATTCAGGATTGTCACTTGCCGAAGTAGCAACAGATTTTGACGGCAATCTCCGTCCCATGGACGGCGACAATGATGGAACAGCCAAGTATGACATCGGCGCGTATGAATATACCGGAACTTACACCCCTCCCGCGCCGGACACGCAAGCCCCAACCGTTCCGACTAGTCTTACAGCAACACCGATATCATCAACGCAAATCAATATCTCATGGAACTCATCCACTGATAATGTCGGAGTAACAGGATACAAGATATACAAAAATGGTTCACAGATTGCAACCACCACCTCAACCAGCTATTCATCCACAGGACTCGGCCCTTCAACCGCATATAACTTCACAGTAGAAGCTTATGATGCCGCCGGAAACTCGGCTCTGTCAGCGCCTGTCTCGGCAACCACCCAAGCAGGGGCTGACACCCAGGCTCCGACCGTTCCTTCGGGACTAACAGCAACGGCATTATCTCCTACGCAAATCAATCTTTCGTGGAGTGTATCTACTGACAATGTGGGCGTTGCAGGATACAAAATTTTCAGGAATGGCCTCCAAGTAGCGACCTCAAATTCGCTTACCTACTCCGACACAGGGCTCATTGCATCCACCTCTTATACTTATAAGATAAGGGCATATGATGCCTCTGGTAACATATCGGCAGACTCAACATCTGCTTCGGCAAATACACCCGCTTCTCCTGATACTCAGGCACCTTTTATTCCTTCGGGTGTGACGGCAGTAGCAACATCATCTTCTCAGATTAGCCTTTCCTGGAACGCCACCACTGACAATGTAGGCGTTACAGGATACAGTATTTACAGAAACGGTTCTCTAATTGCAACCTCAACCTCAACCGTATATGCCGACACGGGACTCTCTCCGTCAACCTTTTATACATACTCAATAAAAGCTTACGATGCTGTTGGCAATGTATCGGCAGGGTCATCATCTGCTTCTGCTACAACGCAGAATGTGATTGTAGACCATACCCCGCCCTCGCCTCCTCGCAATCTTCGCTTTGTACAATAG
- a CDS encoding radical SAM/SPASM domain-containing protein has translation MGLTINKQPYFKWYLNTRTWSKRLLERLHHIKKRDHLVRHELQDILTPAFQKKEPPLFYHVQFETVSICNNDCSFCPMNRRLRKREYKEADWEVISRLGSELQSCSFDGVLSLFNNNEPLIDKRLPEIVAFFRTKIPKASIRILTNGILINMKIVEQLIQAGMNQIGINNYNDKNKFIPSIRKFVDDFRSSKYKDAIDIDISMRYKNEVMHNRGGNSPNNRPLNSSKRWFCLFPFEQINVNPWGDLTICCNDVMYKHKIGTILGNETIYQLWSNKEYSNIRNSLVEGKREKIDICSVCDNPGIGGTGGNFTYKIEKSTSDMYRIYRVYR, from the coding sequence ATGGGATTGACGATAAATAAGCAACCGTATTTTAAGTGGTATTTAAACACCAGAACATGGTCGAAAAGGCTGCTGGAAAGACTGCACCATATAAAAAAAAGAGATCATCTTGTAAGACATGAATTGCAAGATATTTTGACTCCAGCATTTCAAAAAAAAGAACCTCCTCTATTTTATCACGTACAGTTTGAAACCGTATCTATTTGCAATAACGATTGTTCCTTCTGTCCAATGAATAGACGCCTGAGAAAGAGGGAATATAAAGAGGCCGATTGGGAAGTCATATCAAGATTAGGTAGTGAATTACAAAGCTGTTCCTTTGATGGTGTCTTATCATTATTTAATAATAATGAACCTCTTATAGATAAGAGGTTACCAGAAATAGTTGCTTTTTTCAGGACGAAGATTCCTAAAGCCTCTATCCGAATTCTAACTAACGGCATATTAATCAATATGAAAATTGTTGAACAATTAATTCAAGCTGGTATGAATCAGATTGGAATAAACAATTACAATGATAAAAATAAATTTATTCCTTCAATAAGAAAGTTTGTTGACGATTTTCGTAGTTCTAAGTATAAGGATGCAATTGATATTGACATATCAATGCGATACAAGAACGAAGTGATGCACAATAGAGGTGGGAATTCTCCTAATAATCGTCCCCTTAATAGTAGCAAGAGATGGTTTTGCTTGTTTCCATTCGAACAAATTAATGTTAATCCTTGGGGGGATTTGACAATTTGCTGTAATGATGTCATGTATAAGCACAAAATAGGAACTATTTTAGGCAATGAAACAATTTATCAATTATGGTCAAATAAGGAATATAGTAATATTCGTAATTCCTTGGTGGAGGGGAAGAGAGAAAAGATTGACATTTGTTCTGTTTGTGACAATCCTGGTATTGGAGGAACCGGTGGCAATTTTACATACAAAATTGAAAAGTCAACCTCAGATATGTATCGCATCTATAGAGTCTATAGATAG
- a CDS encoding glycosyltransferase family 4 protein translates to MRILHLISSSGLFGAERVLLELSKGLKKFESCCPIAGVIRNSNNPHVEVAEEANASGIDTVIFPCKGQFDFSLVSLIRKYIKENRVDIIHCHGYKSNFFGLLASRGKIPLVTTNHNWLTAHWKLKVYCFIDSLLIRYFDRIVAVSEDVKKDMLRYKIPERKIRIIDNGIDLDRFNGKVYPVNIRKEFGIKEHETVIGTIGSLGHEKGHIYLLKAAREILETHKAVKFLIIGDGLLRNELESMANTLGISSNVIFAGYRKDIPEMLSMMDIFVLPSIKEGLPMVLLEAMAAKKPVIATRVGAVPKVITHDETGILVRPKEIDELRHSILRLINDRATAEKLRQAAYRRLRDNFTSDTMAGKYMLLYSQSKR, encoded by the coding sequence ATGCGTATCCTTCATCTAATCAGCAGCAGCGGATTATTCGGAGCTGAAAGGGTGCTTCTTGAGTTGTCAAAAGGCCTGAAGAAATTTGAGAGTTGCTGCCCGATAGCAGGAGTCATAAGAAACTCGAATAACCCGCATGTCGAGGTTGCAGAAGAAGCGAATGCCTCCGGTATTGACACCGTTATATTTCCATGCAAAGGGCAATTTGATTTTAGTCTGGTTTCATTAATCAGAAAATATATTAAAGAGAACAGAGTTGATATCATCCATTGTCATGGGTACAAATCCAACTTTTTCGGATTGCTCGCATCAAGAGGGAAAATCCCACTTGTCACAACGAATCATAATTGGCTGACAGCACACTGGAAACTGAAAGTTTATTGCTTTATTGACAGCCTGCTTATCCGGTATTTTGACAGGATCGTGGCTGTCTCGGAGGATGTTAAAAAGGACATGCTGAGATACAAGATCCCTGAAAGAAAAATCCGCATTATCGATAACGGCATTGACCTTGACAGGTTCAATGGAAAAGTTTATCCGGTTAATATCAGGAAGGAATTCGGGATCAAAGAGCATGAGACCGTCATAGGGACAATAGGAAGTCTGGGACATGAAAAGGGGCATATCTATTTGCTCAAGGCTGCCAGGGAAATCCTTGAAACACATAAGGCGGTAAAATTTCTTATCATTGGGGACGGGCTTTTAAGGAATGAGCTTGAGAGTATGGCAAATACTCTGGGCATAAGTAGCAATGTTATTTTTGCAGGCTACAGGAAAGATATCCCGGAGATGCTCTCTATGATGGATATCTTTGTCTTACCTTCCATAAAAGAGGGGCTGCCTATGGTGCTTCTTGAAGCTATGGCAGCTAAAAAGCCGGTCATCGCTACAAGGGTTGGGGCTGTGCCAAAGGTGATTACACACGATGAAACCGGTATATTAGTAAGACCGAAAGAAATAGATGAATTAAGACATTCAATTTTAAGATTGATTAATGATCGTGCAACAGCAGAAAAATTAAGACAAGCAGCATATAGGAGACTCCGAGATAATTTTACATCTGATACAATGGCGGGGAAGTATATGTTATTATATTCCCAAAGCAAGCGATAA
- a CDS encoding sugar transferase, which produces MKRLFDIFFSLIGLLMLLPVFMVMAILIKLDSPGPVFFKQERMGRNFRPFFIYKFRSMVNDAHKKGLQITAGGDARVTRSGWVLRKTKIDELPQLINVLKGEMSFVGPRPEVKKYVDLYKDDYNDILRVRPGITDISSIVYRDEEGVLQNQDNPEEYYKSVLLPEKLKLAKKYVAKSSFFYDLRLILLTIFKIIFPADKTARLSD; this is translated from the coding sequence ATGAAGCGTCTTTTTGACATTTTCTTTTCACTTATTGGCCTGCTCATGTTGCTGCCCGTTTTTATGGTGATGGCAATCCTCATAAAGCTTGACAGTCCCGGTCCTGTATTTTTCAAGCAGGAAAGGATGGGAAGGAATTTCAGGCCATTCTTCATTTATAAGTTCAGGAGTATGGTAAATGACGCACATAAAAAAGGTTTGCAAATTACGGCAGGCGGGGATGCCAGGGTCACGAGATCAGGCTGGGTTTTAAGGAAGACAAAGATTGACGAGCTGCCGCAGCTTATAAATGTTCTGAAAGGAGAAATGAGTTTTGTCGGGCCAAGGCCGGAAGTCAAAAAGTATGTGGATTTGTATAAAGATGATTACAATGACATTCTACGTGTTAGACCCGGCATAACCGATATTTCTTCAATTGTTTACAGGGACGAAGAAGGTGTCCTGCAAAATCAGGACAATCCGGAGGAATATTATAAGTCAGTGTTATTGCCTGAGAAGTTGAAGCTTGCTAAGAAATACGTTGCAAAGTCTTCCTTCTTTTATGATTTGAGGCTTATACTGCTTACCATCTTTAAAATTATATTTCCTGCTGATAAAACCGCCCGGCTGTCCGATTAA
- a CDS encoding DegT/DnrJ/EryC1/StrS family aminotransferase, whose protein sequence is MKTSVKYLPFSLPLIEEDEIEAIIEALKSCWITTGPKVKQFEKEFSEYIGCKHAIAVNSCTAALHLALEAIGIKEGDEIITTPMTFAATAEVIRYFKARPVFIDIDPVTMNIDTEKIEAYLSPLLSRPLSLPKAIIPVHYAGYPCEMDTIMELAEKYNLKVIEDAAHVLPAFYKDRMIGTIGDITCFSFYATKNLTTGEGGMITTDNDEWAERMRIMSMHGISRDAWKRYTAEGNWYYEIIAPGFKYNLTDVAAALGIGQLRKTDRMWDRRKKIAGMYSEAFMNLTEIEIPFSSLTSLLATPAGTQHSWHLYVIKLNLECLTIDRGRFIEELKDRGIGTSVHFIPLHIHPYYRDTYGYKPEDFPVAYETFQRIISLPIYPKMTDGDVERVIEAVISVIKKFGK, encoded by the coding sequence ATGAAAACAAGTGTAAAATATCTGCCTTTTTCATTGCCGCTTATTGAAGAAGATGAGATAGAAGCGATTATCGAAGCGTTGAAATCCTGCTGGATTACTACCGGGCCTAAGGTAAAACAGTTTGAAAAGGAGTTTTCAGAATATATCGGATGCAAACATGCCATAGCTGTCAACTCCTGCACGGCGGCACTTCATCTTGCGCTTGAAGCAATAGGGATCAAGGAAGGAGACGAGATTATCACAACGCCGATGACCTTTGCGGCCACCGCTGAGGTTATCCGTTACTTCAAGGCCAGGCCTGTTTTTATCGATATAGATCCTGTGACTATGAATATTGATACCGAAAAGATAGAGGCATATCTTTCACCCCTTTTATCTCGCCCCTTGTCGCTGCCTAAGGCCATTATTCCCGTTCACTACGCAGGATATCCATGTGAAATGGACACCATTATGGAGCTGGCCGAAAAATACAATCTGAAGGTGATAGAAGATGCGGCGCATGTCTTGCCTGCTTTTTATAAGGACCGTATGATAGGGACTATTGGCGATATAACATGCTTCAGTTTTTACGCTACAAAGAATCTTACTACGGGGGAAGGCGGCATGATCACAACTGACAATGATGAATGGGCGGAGAGAATGAGGATCATGAGCATGCACGGTATAAGCAGGGACGCGTGGAAGAGATACACCGCGGAAGGGAATTGGTATTACGAAATAATTGCACCCGGGTTTAAATATAATCTGACCGATGTAGCCGCAGCCCTCGGCATAGGCCAATTAAGAAAGACTGACAGAATGTGGGACAGGCGGAAAAAAATTGCCGGTATGTATAGCGAGGCATTCATGAATCTGACCGAGATCGAAATCCCTTTTTCATCTTTAACTTCGCTTCTGGCGACTCCCGCCGGAACACAACATAGCTGGCATTTGTATGTGATCAAACTCAATCTCGAATGTTTGACAATAGACAGGGGACGCTTTATTGAAGAGTTGAAGGACAGGGGAATCGGCACATCAGTGCACTTTATTCCCCTTCACATCCACCCGTACTATCGGGATACATATGGATATAAACCTGAAGACTTTCCAGTGGCATATGAAACTTTTCAGAGGATCATTTCCCTTCCGATATATCCGAAGATGACTGACGGCGATGTGGAAAGGGTCATTGAGGCGGTTATTTCAGTAATAAAAAAATTTGGGAAATGA
- a CDS encoding polysaccharide deacetylase family protein: protein MNHSADNYGFSDSITTSMLNAFSIDVEDWYQSSHDLNAPISDICLHNTRVVLDFLSRHNVRGTFFVQGMVAREFPFLIKEIHGKGHEIQSHGFSHRPVNKMSHNEFKRELMETSKYIEDITGIAVTGFRAPDFSIDAKSFWAFEVMCECGIRYDSSIFPLRTKRYGISGFERGYSLFKTPSGNIEELPVSVYELSRPNGLRIPVGGGGYFRLFPFWFLEMSRKRLEVQRLPFIIYCHPYEFNPGEWKQSMKRIPMYRRLHQGIGRHGFRGKVSRLLESGTFGTMSDVLNRLKKKEAETCV from the coding sequence TTGAATCACTCAGCAGATAATTATGGCTTCTCTGATTCCATCACCACATCGATGTTAAATGCCTTTTCCATTGACGTTGAGGACTGGTATCAATCATCCCATGATCTTAACGCTCCAATCAGCGATATCTGCCTTCACAATACCCGCGTTGTGCTTGATTTTCTCTCAAGGCATAATGTCCGTGGCACTTTCTTTGTCCAGGGGATGGTCGCCAGAGAATTCCCTTTCCTGATAAAGGAGATTCATGGTAAGGGGCATGAAATCCAATCACATGGTTTTTCGCATCGTCCTGTTAATAAGATGTCACACAATGAGTTTAAACGTGAGCTTATGGAGACCAGCAAATACATCGAGGACATAACAGGAATAGCTGTTACCGGTTTCAGGGCGCCTGATTTTTCAATTGATGCAAAATCCTTCTGGGCCTTTGAAGTTATGTGCGAATGTGGAATAAGATATGATTCATCCATCTTCCCGTTAAGAACAAAAAGATACGGCATCAGCGGTTTTGAGCGGGGATACAGTTTGTTTAAAACTCCTTCCGGGAATATAGAGGAGCTTCCGGTCAGCGTTTATGAGTTATCCCGTCCTAACGGGTTGAGAATACCAGTTGGAGGCGGAGGCTATTTCCGCCTGTTTCCATTCTGGTTTCTGGAGATGAGCAGGAAGAGACTGGAAGTTCAGAGACTGCCCTTTATAATATATTGTCATCCTTATGAATTTAATCCCGGTGAGTGGAAGCAAAGCATGAAGCGTATTCCCATGTATAGACGATTACATCAGGGAATAGGGCGGCATGGTTTTCGGGGAAAAGTTTCAAGGCTTCTTGAGTCGGGTACTTTTGGAACAATGTCAGATGTGCTGAACAGACTGAAAAAGAAGGAGGCGGAAACATGCGTATAG
- a CDS encoding glycosyltransferase family 2 protein → MDSNKKVSVLIPCRNEVKNIEACIRNVFGFEKPEGDFEVMIVDGMSDDGTRDILLKLQEQYPTLVILDNPERTVPHAMNLGITQAKGEYIVRTDVRCLHPKNYLKDLIKLSEETGADNVGGVLIPLGNTYVQQCVAAAYRSRITMGGALRDRGDFAGETDAVYGGCFRRSRLIEVGMYDESMVRNQDDELSFRLRKSGGKIIQSGRIKIQYFPRNKFRQLFKQFMQYGYWKVAIMKKHPAQLSLRHFVPAVLVAGFALLGVTAVLNKFVLGAFFLYAGGYVSLILLESLRLTFFEKMKLLPGVMLAIVSIHFGFGAGFITALISNAVRIKPKVVESLSR, encoded by the coding sequence ATGGATAGTAACAAGAAAGTCTCCGTATTAATTCCCTGCCGCAATGAAGTCAAGAATATTGAAGCCTGCATTAGGAATGTTTTTGGCTTTGAGAAACCTGAAGGTGATTTTGAAGTAATGATTGTGGACGGAATGAGTGATGACGGTACAAGGGATATTCTTTTGAAACTTCAGGAGCAATATCCGACGCTTGTTATACTGGACAATCCAGAAAGGACTGTGCCGCACGCAATGAATCTCGGCATTACGCAGGCAAAAGGCGAATATATTGTGCGGACTGATGTCAGGTGTTTACATCCGAAAAATTATTTGAAAGATTTAATAAAGCTGAGTGAAGAGACCGGGGCTGATAATGTGGGAGGCGTTCTTATCCCTCTTGGAAATACTTATGTTCAGCAATGTGTAGCCGCCGCATACCGGAGCCGCATTACAATGGGCGGGGCGCTGCGTGACAGGGGGGATTTCGCAGGGGAGACAGATGCGGTTTACGGGGGATGCTTTCGAAGAAGCAGGCTAATTGAAGTCGGGATGTATGATGAGTCTATGGTAAGAAACCAGGACGACGAGCTTTCCTTCAGACTGCGGAAATCAGGCGGAAAAATCATTCAGTCTGGGAGGATAAAGATCCAGTACTTTCCTCGGAATAAATTCAGGCAGCTTTTTAAGCAATTCATGCAGTACGGCTACTGGAAGGTTGCGATCATGAAAAAACATCCCGCTCAGCTTTCATTGAGGCACTTTGTTCCGGCAGTCCTTGTTGCCGGGTTTGCTTTATTGGGTGTAACAGCTGTGTTGAATAAATTTGTCCTTGGGGCGTTTTTCTTATATGCCGGTGGATATGTTTCGTTAATATTGCTGGAATCGTTAAGGCTGACCTTCTTTGAGAAAATGAAGCTGCTGCCCGGGGTTATGCTCGCAATCGTCTCTATACATTTTGGATTCGGCGCAGGTTTCATTACTGCTCTGATAAGCAATGCGGTTCGTATTAAACCTAAGGTTGTTGAATCACTCAGCAGATAA